Proteins encoded together in one Sander lucioperca isolate FBNREF2018 chromosome 17, SLUC_FBN_1.2, whole genome shotgun sequence window:
- the LOC116042320 gene encoding uncharacterized protein LOC116042320 isoform X2, which translates to MRSFTLISALLLCSLSWISVSASESHTVEVQSGGDVTLMCSNISTVPTQTEWFRVINRTKPSCVSSMYGSDSKPSFCDGFQNRFEMSSNISTVFLKIKRVDLSDSGLYFCGFYIDGHTVIASATHLKVQGNSESDFGVDLKPEKESDGMTNFLIVILGVLTVFLTIVVIVLAVIIKKLQTAVNEELQPERNKDLGSDELNYAALNFQAKPKRSRRPASEREMDPHVVYAATR; encoded by the exons ATGAGGAGCTTCACCTTAATATCAGCTTTACTTCTCTGCAGCCTCA GCTGGATCTCTGTCTCAGCTTCTGAGTCTCACACTGTGGAGGTCCAGTCTGGTGGAGACGTCACTCTGATGTGCTCCAacatttccactgttccaactcAGACAGAATGGTTCAGAGTGATCAACAGAACCAAGCCCAGCTGTGTCTCCTCTATGTACGGGTCTGATAGCAAACCTTCGTTCTGTGATGGATTTCAAAATAGATTTGAGATGAGCTCCAACATCTCTACTGTCTTTCTTAAAATCAAGAGAGTGGATTTATCTGACTCTGGACTGTATTTCTGTGGATTTTACATAGACGGACATACAGTCATCGCCAGTGCAACACATTTAAAAGTTCAAG gtAACAGTGAATCTGATTTTGGAGTGGATTTAAAGCCTGAAA AGGAGTCTGATGGAATGACAAACTTCTTGATTGTGATCCTGGGTGTTCTGACTGTTTTCCTCACTATAGTCGTCATTGTTCTGGCTGTTATAATCAAGAAACTTCAGACAG CTGTGAATGAAGAACTGCAGCCAGAAAGAAACAAG GATCTGGGCTCAGATGAACTGAACTACGCAGCTCTAAATTTCCAGGCGAAACCCAAAAGAAGCCGCAGGCctgcatcagagagagagatggacccACATGTTGTGTATGCTGCCACCAGATAG
- the LOC116042320 gene encoding uncharacterized protein LOC116042320 isoform X5: MRSFTLISALLLCSLSWISVSASESHTVEVQSGGDVTLMCSNISTVPTQTEWFRVINRTKPSCVSSMYGSDSKPSFCDGFQNRFEMSSNISTVFLKIKRVDLSDSGLYFCGFYIDGHTVIASATHLKVQEESDGMTNFLIVILGVLTVFLTIVVIVLAVIIKKLQTAVIEEQQPERNKDLGSDELNYAALNFQVKPKRSRRPASERELEPHVVYAATR; the protein is encoded by the exons ATGAGGAGCTTCACCTTAATATCAGCTTTACTTCTCTGCAGCCTCA GCTGGATCTCTGTCTCAGCTTCTGAGTCTCACACTGTGGAGGTCCAGTCTGGTGGAGACGTCACTCTGATGTGCTCCAacatttccactgttccaactcAGACAGAATGGTTCAGAGTGATCAACAGAACCAAGCCCAGCTGTGTCTCCTCTATGTACGGGTCTGATAGCAAACCTTCGTTCTGTGATGGATTTCAAAATAGATTTGAGATGAGCTCCAACATCTCTACTGTCTTTCTTAAAATCAAGAGAGTGGATTTATCTGACTCTGGACTGTATTTCTGTGGATTTTACATAGACGGACATACAGTCATCGCCAGTGCAACACATTTAAAAGTTCAAG AGGAGTCTGATGGAATGACAAACTTCTTGATTGTGATCCTGGGTGTTCTGACTGTTTTCCTCACTATAGTCGTCATTGTTCTGGCTGTTATAATCAAGAAACTTCAGACAG CTGTGATTGAAGAACAGCAGCCAGAAAGAAACAAG GATCTGGGCTCAGATGAACTGAACTACGCAGCTCTAAATTTCCAGGTGAAACCCAAAAGAAGCCGCAGGCCTGCATCAGAGAGAGAGCTGGAGCCACATGTTGTGTATGCTGCCACCAGATAG
- the LOC116042320 gene encoding uncharacterized protein LOC116042320 isoform X3 — MRSFTLISALLLCSLSWISVSASESHTVEVQSGGDVTLMCSNISTVPTQTEWFRVINRTKPSCVSSMYGSDSKPSFCDGFQNRFEMSSNISTVFLKIKRVDLSDSGLYFCGFYIDGHTVIASATHLKVQGNSESDFGVDLKPEKESDGMTNFLIVILGVLTVFLTIVVIVLAVIIKKLQTAVIEEQQPERNKDLGSDELNYAALNFQVKPKRSRRPASERELEPHVVYAATR; from the exons ATGAGGAGCTTCACCTTAATATCAGCTTTACTTCTCTGCAGCCTCA GCTGGATCTCTGTCTCAGCTTCTGAGTCTCACACTGTGGAGGTCCAGTCTGGTGGAGACGTCACTCTGATGTGCTCCAacatttccactgttccaactcAGACAGAATGGTTCAGAGTGATCAACAGAACCAAGCCCAGCTGTGTCTCCTCTATGTACGGGTCTGATAGCAAACCTTCGTTCTGTGATGGATTTCAAAATAGATTTGAGATGAGCTCCAACATCTCTACTGTCTTTCTTAAAATCAAGAGAGTGGATTTATCTGACTCTGGACTGTATTTCTGTGGATTTTACATAGACGGACATACAGTCATCGCCAGTGCAACACATTTAAAAGTTCAAG gtAACAGTGAATCTGATTTTGGAGTGGATTTAAAGCCTGAAA AGGAGTCTGATGGAATGACAAACTTCTTGATTGTGATCCTGGGTGTTCTGACTGTTTTCCTCACTATAGTCGTCATTGTTCTGGCTGTTATAATCAAGAAACTTCAGACAG CTGTGATTGAAGAACAGCAGCCAGAAAGAAACAAG GATCTGGGCTCAGATGAACTGAACTACGCAGCTCTAAATTTCCAGGTGAAACCCAAAAGAAGCCGCAGGCCTGCATCAGAGAGAGAGCTGGAGCCACATGTTGTGTATGCTGCCACCAGATAG
- the LOC116042320 gene encoding uncharacterized protein LOC116042320 isoform X4 — MRSFTLISALLLCSLSWISVSASESHTVEVQSGGDVTLMCSNISTVPTQTEWFRVINRTKPSCVSSMYGSDSKPSFCDGFQNRFEMSSNISTVFLKIKRVDLSDSGLYFCGFYIDGHTVIASATHLKVQGNSESDFGVDLKPEKESDGMTNFLIVILGVLTVFLTIVVIVLAVIIKKLQTAVIEEQQPERNKDLGSDELNYAALNFQAKPKRSRRPASEREMDPHVVYAATR; from the exons ATGAGGAGCTTCACCTTAATATCAGCTTTACTTCTCTGCAGCCTCA GCTGGATCTCTGTCTCAGCTTCTGAGTCTCACACTGTGGAGGTCCAGTCTGGTGGAGACGTCACTCTGATGTGCTCCAacatttccactgttccaactcAGACAGAATGGTTCAGAGTGATCAACAGAACCAAGCCCAGCTGTGTCTCCTCTATGTACGGGTCTGATAGCAAACCTTCGTTCTGTGATGGATTTCAAAATAGATTTGAGATGAGCTCCAACATCTCTACTGTCTTTCTTAAAATCAAGAGAGTGGATTTATCTGACTCTGGACTGTATTTCTGTGGATTTTACATAGACGGACATACAGTCATCGCCAGTGCAACACATTTAAAAGTTCAAG gtAACAGTGAATCTGATTTTGGAGTGGATTTAAAGCCTGAAA AGGAGTCTGATGGAATGACAAACTTCTTGATTGTGATCCTGGGTGTTCTGACTGTTTTCCTCACTATAGTCGTCATTGTTCTGGCTGTTATAATCAAGAAACTTCAGACAG CTGTGATTGAAGAACAGCAGCCAGAAAGAAACAAG GATCTGGGCTCAGATGAACTGAACTACGCAGCTCTAAATTTCCAGGCGAAACCCAAAAGAAGCCGCAGGCctgcatcagagagagagatggacccACATGTTGTGTATGCTGCCACCAGATAG
- the LOC116042320 gene encoding uncharacterized protein LOC116042320 isoform X1 → MRSFTLISALLLCSLSWISVSASESHTVEVQSGGDVTLMCSNISTVPTQTEWFRVINRTKPSCVSSMYGSDSKPSFCDGFQNRFEMSSNISTVFLKIKRVDLSDSGLYFCGFYIDGHTVIASATHLKVQGNSESDFGVDLKPEKESDGMTNFLIVILGVLTVFLTIVVIVLAVIIKKLQTAVNEELQPERNKVNPALKDLGSDELNYAALNFQAKPKRSRRPASEREMDPHVVYAATR, encoded by the exons ATGAGGAGCTTCACCTTAATATCAGCTTTACTTCTCTGCAGCCTCA GCTGGATCTCTGTCTCAGCTTCTGAGTCTCACACTGTGGAGGTCCAGTCTGGTGGAGACGTCACTCTGATGTGCTCCAacatttccactgttccaactcAGACAGAATGGTTCAGAGTGATCAACAGAACCAAGCCCAGCTGTGTCTCCTCTATGTACGGGTCTGATAGCAAACCTTCGTTCTGTGATGGATTTCAAAATAGATTTGAGATGAGCTCCAACATCTCTACTGTCTTTCTTAAAATCAAGAGAGTGGATTTATCTGACTCTGGACTGTATTTCTGTGGATTTTACATAGACGGACATACAGTCATCGCCAGTGCAACACATTTAAAAGTTCAAG gtAACAGTGAATCTGATTTTGGAGTGGATTTAAAGCCTGAAA AGGAGTCTGATGGAATGACAAACTTCTTGATTGTGATCCTGGGTGTTCTGACTGTTTTCCTCACTATAGTCGTCATTGTTCTGGCTGTTATAATCAAGAAACTTCAGACAG CTGTGAATGAAGAACTGCAGCCAGAAAGAAACAAGGTGAACCCAGCATTAA AGGATCTGGGCTCAGATGAACTGAACTACGCAGCTCTAAATTTCCAGGCGAAACCCAAAAGAAGCCGCAGGCctgcatcagagagagagatggacccACATGTTGTGTATGCTGCCACCAGATAG